In Aestuariibaculum lutulentum, one DNA window encodes the following:
- a CDS encoding DUF2795 domain-containing protein has protein sequence MYWTLELANYLSDAPWPATKDELIDYAIRTGAPLEVVENLQSIEDEGDAYDSIEEIWSDYPSDEDYLWNEDEY, from the coding sequence ATGTATTGGACTTTAGAATTAGCAAATTATTTGAGCGATGCTCCTTGGCCAGCAACAAAAGATGAGTTGATCGATTATGCTATTAGAACTGGTGCACCTTTAGAAGTTGTTGAGAATTTGCAGTCTATTGAAGACGAAGGAGACGCTTACGATTCAATAGAGGAAATTTGGTCAGACTATCCCTCAGATGAAGATTACCTCTGGAACGAGGACGAATATTAA
- a CDS encoding cob(I)yrinic acid a,c-diamide adenosyltransferase, with protein MKIYTKTGDKGSTALFGGTRVPKHHIRIESYGTVDELNSHLGLIRDQNINADYKETLIHIQDRLFTVGAIMATDPEKAVLKNGKERLNIPKISEENIIRLEEEMDTMDAALPPMTHFVLPGGHQTVSFCHIARCVCRRAERLATALNDIEPVDANCLIYLNRLSDYLFVLARKLSYDLQADEIKWIPEKQS; from the coding sequence ATGAAAATTTACACCAAAACCGGAGATAAAGGCTCTACAGCACTGTTTGGAGGCACTCGCGTACCTAAACACCATATAAGAATTGAAAGCTACGGCACTGTCGATGAATTAAATTCACATCTTGGTCTCATCAGAGACCAGAATATTAATGCAGATTATAAAGAAACCTTAATCCATATTCAGGACCGCTTATTTACCGTTGGCGCTATCATGGCTACCGACCCAGAGAAGGCGGTGCTAAAAAATGGTAAAGAGCGTTTAAATATTCCTAAGATCTCTGAAGAAAACATTATACGTCTGGAAGAGGAAATGGATACTATGGATGCTGCTTTACCTCCTATGACACACTTTGTACTTCCAGGCGGTCACCAAACCGTGTCATTCTGTCACATAGCACGCTGTGTATGCCGTAGAGCCGAGCGTTTAGCGACTGCCCTTAATGACATCGAACCCGTTGATGCGAACTGTTTAATCTACTTAAACCGCCTATCTGACTATCTTTTTGTGTTGGCACGGAAGTTGTCCTACGACCTGCAAGCCGATGAAATTAAATGGATTCCCGAAAAACAATCCTAA